The following is a genomic window from Nitrospira sp..
CGTTGACGGGATTGTGACGCGGGATAGTGAGGATACGCTGACCGTTGCTCATTACGATGTGCTTGCCCTGCGAACGACGAGAAAACCCGCTTTTTCCAAGGCCCGCACAGCCGCCAAGTGATTGACCCCGGGGATCTTGGGCAAGGTTACACCGCAACGTCGATCTCGCGCACATCTTGGCCGCGGGTTTCATCCTCACCGACGGCCAGATACTCGCGAATCGCATCCTGAATATTCTCCAACGCCTCTTGTTCAGTGACGCCTTGAGACCAACAACCGGGCAAACCAGGAACCGACACAGCGTACCCTTCGTCA
Proteins encoded in this region:
- a CDS encoding Type II toxin-antitoxin system HicB family antitoxin (MaGe:77309511), which gives rise to MKYRIALHKSDEGYAVSVPGLPGCWSQGVTEQEALENIQDAIREYLAVGEDETRGQDVREIDVAV